In Vibrio stylophorae, the genomic stretch CAGCATAATGCCAGTAATTGATCGATTGCCATGTTTAATTTGGTGTACCACATCTTCCGCGACCATGGGCTGACGGCGATAATCCTTGCGCGAGTTGGCATGGCTACAATCCACCATCAAAGAGGCCGTCAGGCCAGCAGATGCCATCTGCTCTTCACACTCAGCCACAGATACCGCGTCATAGTTAGTACGCTTGCCACCTCGTAAAATCACATGACCATTGGGGTTGCCTTGCGTTTTCAGCAGAGCCACTTGCCCCTCTTGGTTGATGCCCATAAAGCGGTGGCTGGACGCCGCAGCTTGCATCGCATTAATAGCGGTATCTAAATTGCCATCGGTGCCATTTTTAAAACCCACAGGCATCGATAGGCCACTGGCCATTTCGCGGTGGGTTTGCGATTCAGTGGTGCGCGCACCAATGGCAGACCAGCTAAAGAGATCCGCTAAATATTGCGGACTAATAGGATCCAAGGCTTCTGTCGCCAGAGGGAGCTCCATCTCGGTTAAGTCCAACAATAGTTGGCGCGCAATACGTAGACCTTTTTCAATATTAAATGAG encodes the following:
- a CDS encoding 3-deoxy-7-phosphoheptulonate synthase, with product MHRDALTNIHITDEQVLLTPKQLKTELPLSAEGEAFIRSARHSIAHVVNKRDPRLLVVCGPCSIHDVDAAKAYAKKLKVLSEELGDRLLLVMRVYFEKPRTTVGWKGLINDPELNGSFNIEKGLRIARQLLLDLTEMELPLATEALDPISPQYLADLFSWSAIGARTTESQTHREMASGLSMPVGFKNGTDGNLDTAINAMQAAASSHRFMGINQEGQVALLKTQGNPNGHVILRGGKRTNYDAVSVAECEEQMASAGLTASLMVDCSHANSRKDYRRQPMVAEDVVHQIKHGNRSITGIMLESHLNEGCQSAELPIDQMAYGVSITDACIDWDTTEQLLRHAYQELAGPLMERMKG